In Hyalangium ruber, the genomic window TTCGACGCGGAAGCCCTCTTTACCGCAACCTTCTTCTTTCGCGTGGCCATGAGCTCTTCTCTCGTTATGGACGGACGGCCTCGGCTGAGCCGTGATGGACAACCGGTATGGTGCTATCGCAAGGTCGGATGCAACCGGACTCACGCCGCGCCGAGGCGGGGTGCTGGGAACGCCGTCATCGGCTCGTCCTTTGAGCGATCAAGGAGCAGGACATGACCATCACTATCACCGCCTTTGAACGCTCGCCCGATCGCGGCAAGGGACTGGCGCGGGACATGCGGGTGCGCTGGGCGCTGGAAGAGGTGGGCCAGCCCTACGACGTCCGTCTGCTGTCATTCGATGCGATGAAGGAGCCCGCGCACAAGGCGCTGCATCCGTTCGGGCAGATCCCAACCTACGAGGAGGGCGATCTCTCCCTGTTCGAGTCCGGCGCGATTGTCTTCCACATCGCGGAGCGCCATGCCGGCCTGCTGCCGGAAAATGCGAATGGCCGCGCGCGCGCGATCGCGTGGATGTTCGCGGCGCTCAACACGGTCGAGCCGCCGATCTTCGACCGCAGTCTGGTGATGATTCTCGAGCGCGACCAGCCCTGGTACGAGCATCGCCTGCGCGCGCTGGACGACCTCATCCGGAAACGGCTGGACGATCTCTCCGCGCGCCTCGGCGACGCCGACTGGCTCGACGGCGCCTTCAGCGCGGCCGACATTCTCATGGTGACGGTCCTGCGCAGGTTGCAGGGGTCGGACATTCTCGAGGCGTATCCGAACCTCGCCGCCTATATCGCCCGCGCCGAAGCGCGGCCGGCCTACAAGCGTGCGTTCGCTGCGCAACTCGCGGTGTTCAACGCCGCCCCGCCGACCGGGTGACGGCGCGCGAGCTTACTGGCCGCGAGTGCAGCGCCCCGCAGGTAGTGGCCCGGGTAAGCCAGGCAAGGCGCGGGCGCGGGCCGCCCCACGCGGCCCAGGGATGCGCCGCGGCGGACTCGAAGCTGGGGCCTCTCGTCCGTCTGGTGACGAGCCGCTTTGTTGGCGTTGACGGATTTGATGCTACGCCCTGGCTTTGGATGCATTCGCATCGAATGCTTCATGATTAGGAGTCATCGAATGCCGATCAGTCCTCGAGGATGGATGAGCAGGCTGTTGGGAGTGTGGCTTGGGCTCTGGCTGGGGGTTGGCTGCGGACAGCCCACGGTGGAGCGGGAAGAGCAGACCTCACGCTTCTCGGCCCTCCGTGGCGCCCCGGCACGAACCCGTGCCGCCGGTGCCTCCCACTCGCTGACGGTTCGCTCGGACGGCTCAGTGTGGGCCGTGGGCGACAACACCTACGGCCAGCTGGGCAATGGCAACACGACCAGCCGGACGGTGCCGGTACGGGTGCTCATCGTGAACGGCGTGGTGGACGTGGCCGCGAACTACACCCACTCGCTGGCGTTGGGCGCGAACG contains:
- a CDS encoding glutathione S-transferase family protein; this encodes MTITITAFERSPDRGKGLARDMRVRWALEEVGQPYDVRLLSFDAMKEPAHKALHPFGQIPTYEEGDLSLFESGAIVFHIAERHAGLLPENANGRARAIAWMFAALNTVEPPIFDRSLVMILERDQPWYEHRLRALDDLIRKRLDDLSARLGDADWLDGAFSAADILMVTVLRRLQGSDILEAYPNLAAYIARAEARPAYKRAFAAQLAVFNAAPPTG
- a CDS encoding RCC1 domain-containing protein — encoded protein: MSRLLGVWLGLWLGVGCGQPTVEREEQTSRFSALRGAPARTRAAGASHSLTVRSDGSVWAVGDNTYGQLGNGNTTSRTVPVRVLIVNGVVDVAANYTHSLALGANGRVWAWGSNTSGQLGDGTTSNRTLPWAVQGVSGSGGRGHARHPLAGVALGWHGVGLGQ